The Alphaproteobacteria bacterium genomic interval GCGAAGCGGTCTATCACCACGTCCGCGTCGGCGATGAACTGTCGGAAAACGCGATCTGGGCCTACAATGAGCCGTGGCTGGACTTTTCGCCGGACGTAGCCCGCATCAAGGGCCACTTCGGCATCTTCACATCCGTCTTCGACCGCTTCCTGCTGGACGACGAAGAGCAGGAGGTCGATGACTCCACACGCCAGTCAGACCGCGGCGCGCTGGCCCGGCCAACCGTGGACAAGGAATTGCAAAGCAAGATGAGCGGCGGCGCCTGAAGCGACCGCCCCCTGTCACAACATAAAGGAGACCTGACATGCCTCCCTACAGCGGATATGAGCACAATGCGGTCAACAGCCGCGGTGAACCCATGGACAAGAATCATCTCAAGGCGATGATCGTCGAGCCCTATGGGCACAAGGCCCGTATCGAGTTCGGTGGCGAGACCATCGCCGAGACCAGCCGCGGCCTGCTGCTTCTGGAAAAGGGCGTCTTTCCGACCATTTACTTCCCGCTTGACGACATCAATCAGAAATTCCTAGAGAAAACCGACCATCAGACGGTCTGTCCCTACAAGGGCGATGCCAGCTACTGGACCATCAGGGCCGGCGGTCGCACCGCCGAAAATGCGGTGTGGACCTATGCGGAGCCTTTGCCGGAGCGTCCGGAAATCAAGGGCTATGCCGCGTTTGATTTCAATGGGGTGGACGGCACCTTCGTTGACGGCAAACTGGTACGTGGCCATGTGCGTGATCCGCACAAAGTCATTTCGGTCGATCCGCTGGGCAAGCGCCTGACCGCGACCATGGCCGGCAAGACCATTGTCGACAGCACCAACGTCATGGTGCTGCACGAAACCGGTCTGCAGGACCGCTTCTATGTGCCCGAGTCCGACATCGCCATGGAGTTCATGACGCCGAGCACCCGGCAGTCGGTCTGCACCTACAAAGGCGACGCCATCTATCACAGCCTCAAGATCGGCGACGAGCTGGCGGAAAACATCGCCTGGTGCTACCCGGAAGTGTGGACCGATTTCTCGGCCGACGTGGCCAAGATCAAGGGCTATCACTCCTTTTATCTGACCCGCTTCGACTCCGTCGAAATCGACGGCGAGCCCATGGTCTTTAACGACAGTGCGTCGGCCATGGACAAGCGCATGCTGGAGCGCCCGACAGTGGACAAGACCCTGAAGGCGCGGCAGGCGGGCAGCGCCTAGCAACCTTCAGGCCAGAGTCACGAAAAACCCCCGGCGGAATACTCCGCCGGGGGTTTCCTTTTATTGCCGAGCTGCCGGCGATGACTAAGCCGGCTACTCCTTTTCTATGGCGTCGGCGAGTCCACCGGCCCGCGACAGTCGCTCGGCGTCCTCGCGGAACTCGCGATTTTCGTTGACTGCCTGCCAGATATGGAAGCTCACCCATAAGGCAACCGCAAGAACGACAAACAGCCATTCCCATCCGACAAAGGGATAGAGCGGGCCGATCTCGGCCAGCGGCACCTGCCAGGTGTCGATATTGGTTGTGGACACTGTCACGTCCTCCTTCTGTCAGGGTTTGTCAGGACCGGCCGAGACCGGCGGCTTCCCGCTCCGCTTCTTTTACTTCACGACGCTCGTCCGCCATGGCCTGGTTGGCCAGATAGTCGAGCCCCGCGATCTCCACCTCCCGCGGGATGCGGAGAACGCCCGCACCCTTGAGGACCGCGCCCAGAATCCACATGGGCAGGAAGCCCAGGACACCGAACATGATGACGGCGCCGATCGCCTGGCCCCACGGGGTAATCGGCGTGGCACCCTCGATCGCCAGGGCCGGGTGGCCCCACAGGACGAAGCCCGAAATGACCAGGCCGACAACGCCGGCATAGCCGTGGACTGCCACCGCGCCAACCGCATCGTCAATACGGAAGGTGCGCTCCACCCAGTAGTGCAGCTTGTACGCCACCCATGTGCCGGCGGCGCCAATCAGAAACGCCTGCAGCGGGTGATAAAGGTCGTTGCCGGCCGACGCGGTGATAATCCCCGCCAGGCCGCCGGAGTAGGTCCAGAACGCATCGCCGCGCGATACCATGTACCCGGCGATCAGACCGCCCGACAGAGACAGCAGAAAGTTGAAAGTGATGGCGGAGAGGGTGGTCGGTGTCAGATAGATATTGGTCGCCGTAAAGAACGCGGTGCCGGGAATGCCCAGATCTTCTGAGCTGATGATCGGCACATTGCAGGCCACATAGAAGCCCCAGAAGCCGGCATAGATCAGGAACAGCCCGACCGCTACTAGCCACGGATTGTGCGGCAGCAGATTGCGCGGCGAGCCGTCCGCCCTGAATTTGCCGATGCGCGGGCCGAGATGCACCAGAAGCCCCAGGGCCGCGCCACCGGCGATGGCGTGAATTACGCCCGAGGCGTAGGCGTCATGATAGCCAAGCTCCGTCACCATCCAGCCTTCCGGGTGCCAACCCCAGGCCGCATCAATGATCCAGGTGACGCTGCCGATCAGCACCGCCGCAATCCAGAACGCAAAAGAACGGATACGCTCGATAACAGCACCCGAGACGATTGACGCTGCGGTCCAGCTGAACAACAGGAAGGCCGCCCAGAACACGCCATTGATGCGCGACCAGAAGGCCGTATCATCGGCGGTGACAATATCGGAGGCCGGAGGTCCGCCATTATGCGGGCCCATGAGCTCACTCCACGGCACGGCCCACGGCGCGGTGCCGAGGCCGCCGGTGATCCCCGGGCCGCCGGGCAGGACAAAGTAAATCCACCAGCCGAAAAAGAAGAATGTCACCGTGACAAGCGGAATCAGCATGGTGTTCTTCATCAGCGTGTGCATGTGATTCTTGTAGCGGGAGGCTCCCACTTCATACATGCAGAAGCCGATGTGGATGAGGAACATCAGCGGGATCGTCAGCCAGTAGTAGAACTCGGTAAAGATGACCGTCAGGGCGTCGAGTTGTGACTCCACAGGCCTCCCTCCATGTTGGCGACCGGATCCGGCGCGCTGGCCGACGGCCGCGGGTTTGCGGCGACTCGACAGGCTGTCTGACGTTCATGACAAAGGCGGCCGGGCGTAGAGCCGGCCGGCGTTCCAGATGCGTCAGCTTGTGGTGTGTTGTGAGTCGGTGATCGACCCGGAGCACGGTCAGGCGGGACGATGGCGCCCACCAGGCGCCATTCCCAGCCGACAACGCCGAACTTCAGACGTTCCCCCATCGGCCTTCCCCTAAAAGCCGGGCCTTCACGCTACGAGCCTAGGGTCGGCGTTCTGCGTGCGTCAAGCTGCCGCACCTGCGAGTGTCAGGACGGCGACCCCGGCAAAGACCACGGCCGTGCCGGCCCACTGCAGTGGCGACATGGCCTCCCGCAGGAAAACACGCGCCAGCAGGACTGTGACCACGCCAAAGGCCGATGCGACGACGGCGGCAATTGCTGCACCGGCGCCGCTGCTGCCCGCAAACAGGGCCAGATAGGCGCCGGAATCCAGCAACCCCTGGAGCATGACCAGCGGCCACCACGCAGCGCTGACCACCGGTCGCCGCCAACGTCCGGCAAACAGCATGAGGATCGCCAGAAGGCTGATGGCCCGGCCAGCCCACACGGTCTGCAGATCGCCATAGACCGGCACCGCCGCCTGGGCGGCCGAAATAGCGATGCCGAAACCGCATGACGACGCCAGTGCCATCAGCACCGTGCGACGCACTTCGCCCGGTCGCTCGACGGCGATTGCCGCCAACCGGCCGCCGGCCCGTGATACGGCGACCACACCGGCCATCACCAGCGCCATGGCTGCCCATTGCAGCGGCGACGGACGCTGTCCCAGAACCACGGCAATGAGCAGAACCACCACGGGATAGCTGGCGACGATCGGCGCCACCAGCGTCACCGGTCCGCGCGCCAGGGCGCCATAAAGCAGCAATGTGGCAAGCATTATGCCGACGCCGCTGAGCCCCAGCAGCCAGAGCGTGCCCAGCGGCCAGACCAGGACGGTGCCGGACAGCCAGACCCACACCGACAGGACCAGCGTTCCGGTCAGCAGCATGCCGAACAGAGCGCTGTCCGGCCCGACCGCCCGACCGGTGAAGCGGGCGGCAAAGTCCGCCGTGCCCCAACCGAGCGCGCACAACCCTCCCCACAATGCCGGTGGCATACTCCCTCCCCGTCCGTCAGGCGTATCTGTGTCGCAGACCGCCGGCGAAACGCACAACCGCCTGCGCCGCCTCGTCCAGACACTCGTCGTGCGTACGACCATCGCGGCGACGCGGCTTCATGTCATGGTCCGCACCGGCGACCCAGTGCAGCGACACCGATCCGGGCAGGCCATAGGACTCAACCTCGCCCGGCAGGCCCAGCCGGTCGCGGCTGCCCTGCACCACCAGGCCAGGGCAAGGCAACGCCCGCAGCGCCCCGTCCCGCCGGACAGCCGGTCGCCCGGCCGGATGAAACGGGTAGCCCAGGGCGGCAAATCCTGCCGGACAAGCGGTCACCGCCGCCGCGGCGGCGACGCGGGCGCCCATGGACTTGCCGGCGAACAACATGATCTGCGCCGGGCCGTGCAGGACGTCGGCATGGTGCACCGCCGCCATATATTCATCCGCCAGGCTTGCCACCGGCGGTGGCGGGCGGCGGCGACCGGTCCGCTGAATGTGGTCCATGTAGGCGAAATTGAAGCGCATGACCGCAATACCGGATGCCGCCCATCGGGCCGCCAGCGCCGTCAGAATGACGCTGTCCTGCCCGGCGCCGGCGCCGTGGGCCAGGACGATGCGAACATCCGCCAGGGCCGGTCCGTCAAAGAGGAAAGTCACAACGAACCCTGCAATTCCGTCACTTCGTAACCTGTCATTGCCCCGTATACCGGCTTTCATTTGACACAAGCACTGGATTTTCTATTATCGCGCCACATCTATTGATGCGTATTCCTTCACTTTCCCAACTAACGACGCGAGCCAC includes:
- a CDS encoding DUF427 domain-containing protein; translation: MPPYSGYEHNAVNSRGEPMDKNHLKAMIVEPYGHKARIEFGGETIAETSRGLLLLEKGVFPTIYFPLDDINQKFLEKTDHQTVCPYKGDASYWTIRAGGRTAENAVWTYAEPLPERPEIKGYAAFDFNGVDGTFVDGKLVRGHVRDPHKVISVDPLGKRLTATMAGKTIVDSTNVMVLHETGLQDRFYVPESDIAMEFMTPSTRQSVCTYKGDAIYHSLKIGDELAENIAWCYPEVWTDFSADVAKIKGYHSFYLTRFDSVEIDGEPMVFNDSASAMDKRMLERPTVDKTLKARQAGSA
- a CDS encoding ammonium transporter, with translation MESQLDALTVIFTEFYYWLTIPLMFLIHIGFCMYEVGASRYKNHMHTLMKNTMLIPLVTVTFFFFGWWIYFVLPGGPGITGGLGTAPWAVPWSELMGPHNGGPPASDIVTADDTAFWSRINGVFWAAFLLFSWTAASIVSGAVIERIRSFAFWIAAVLIGSVTWIIDAAWGWHPEGWMVTELGYHDAYASGVIHAIAGGAALGLLVHLGPRIGKFRADGSPRNLLPHNPWLVAVGLFLIYAGFWGFYVACNVPIISSEDLGIPGTAFFTATNIYLTPTTLSAITFNFLLSLSGGLIAGYMVSRGDAFWTYSGGLAGIITASAGNDLYHPLQAFLIGAAGTWVAYKLHYWVERTFRIDDAVGAVAVHGYAGVVGLVISGFVLWGHPALAIEGATPITPWGQAIGAVIMFGVLGFLPMWILGAVLKGAGVLRIPREVEIAGLDYLANQAMADERREVKEAEREAAGLGRS
- a CDS encoding DMT family transporter, which encodes MPPALWGGLCALGWGTADFAARFTGRAVGPDSALFGMLLTGTLVLSVWVWLSGTVLVWPLGTLWLLGLSGVGIMLATLLLYGALARGPVTLVAPIVASYPVVVLLIAVVLGQRPSPLQWAAMALVMAGVVAVSRAGGRLAAIAVERPGEVRRTVLMALASSCGFGIAISAAQAAVPVYGDLQTVWAGRAISLLAILMLFAGRWRRPVVSAAWWPLVMLQGLLDSGAYLALFAGSSGAGAAIAAVVASAFGVVTVLLARVFLREAMSPLQWAGTAVVFAGVAVLTLAGAAA
- a CDS encoding alpha/beta hydrolase — translated: MTFLFDGPALADVRIVLAHGAGAGQDSVILTALAARWAASGIAVMRFNFAYMDHIQRTGRRRPPPPVASLADEYMAAVHHADVLHGPAQIMLFAGKSMGARVAAAAAVTACPAGFAALGYPFHPAGRPAVRRDGALRALPCPGLVVQGSRDRLGLPGEVESYGLPGSVSLHWVAGADHDMKPRRRDGRTHDECLDEAAQAVVRFAGGLRHRYA